CCCCACCTCCCACTCGCCGTACTCACTCTCCTGCGCCCGACCACCCTTGGCGCCGTTCTCCCATTGGCCGCGCTCGCTTTCGTCCCTCCCACTCTGCTCAACCCGGGAAACTTTGACGCTCACCCCTTGACTGGCGGCGGATTGCGCAAAACGCCGCCGGCAGTGCAAAATAGCTGATCATCATTCATGAGGAGACCTGGAAATGCCCATCAATCTACGCCACCGCAGCTTCGTCAAAGAACTGGATTTCAGCCCTGAAGAACTGAGATTCTTGCTCAAACTGTCGGCCGACCTCAAGACGGCCAAGTACGGCGGTTTCGAGCAGCAGCGGCTCAGGGGCAAGAACATCGCCCTCATCTTCGAGAAGACTTCCACGCGCACCCGCTGCGCGTTCGAGGTGGCGGCCTACGATCAGGGCGCCCATGTCACCTACCTGGGGCCGGAAGGCTCGCAGATCGGGCACAAGGAATCGATCAAGGATACGGCCCGCGTCCTGGGCCGGATGTTCGATGGCATCGAATATCGCGGTTTCGCGCAGGAAACGGTCGAAATCCTGGCCCGCTATGCCGGCGTACCGGTGTGGAACGGCCTGACCGACCAGTTCCACCCGACGCAGATGCTGGCCGACTTCTTGACCATGAGCGAGCACAGCGACAAAGCCATGAGCAAAATCGCCTACTGCTATCTGGGCGACGCCCGCTTCAATATGGGCAACTCGCTGATGGTGATGGGCTGCAAGATGGGCGCCGATGTGCGCATTTGCGCGCCGCAGAGTCTGTGGCCGGCGACGGAACTGATCGAGACCTGCCGCCGGCTCGCCGCCGCCACCGGCGCCCGCCTGACCGTGACCGAAAGCGTCGCTGAGGGCGTCGAGGGCGTGGACTTTTTGCACACGGATGTATGGGTCTCGATGGGTGAGCCGAAGGCGGTCTGGGACGAGCGCATCAACCTGCTCCTGCCCTACCAGGTCAACCAGGCGGTGATGGCCAAGACCGGCAACCCGAACGTCAAGTTCATGCACTGTCTGCCGGCCTTCCACAACCGCGAGACCAAAGTCGGCGAGGAAATCTACCAGAAGACAGGGCTGGACGGCCTGGAGGTGACAGAGGAAGTATTCGAGTCGCCGCACGCCATCGTCTTCGACCAGGCCGAAAACCGCCTGCACACGGTCAAGGCCCTGATGGTGGCCACGCTGGGCGATTGAGGCCGCCGGCCGTTTGGCCTCACCCCCGGCGCCCCGTAACCGTACCCGACCGGCGCCGGCCGCAGGCAAGCAAGGGCGCGAAGGATGGCTGCTGCATGACGACTCTGGCTCTCTATAGCAACAAAGGCGGCGTCGGCAAAACGGCTGCAGCCGTAAACCTGGCCTATCTGGCGGCCCTGGGCGGCACGACCACCCTGATCTGCGACCTCGACCCGCAGGGCGCCACAACCTACTATCTCCGGGCCAGACCCAGGCTCCAGCGTCAGGCGCGCGGCCTTGCCAAAGCCGGGAAAGCGATCGAGAACAGCATCAAGGAGACGGACTACCCCCACCTCGACCTCTTGCCGGCCGATTTCACGCACCGCAACCTGGACATCGTTTTCGACGGCCTCAAGCAGCCTCGCCGCCAACTGGCCAGGGCGCTGAAACCGCTGGCCAAAACCTACGATCTGCTCATCATCGATTGCCCGCCCACGATCAACATCCTGGCCGAAAACATCTTCGACGCCGCCGACTACCTGCTGACGCCGCTGATCCCCACCACCCTTTCGCTCCTGGCCTACAGGCAGATGCTGGACTTTCTGGCCACGAGCAACTACGCCCCGGCGCGGGTTTTTGCCTTCTGGTCGATGGTGGACCGGCGCAAGAAGCTGCACCGCCAGATGTGCGCCCAACCCGAGGCCGTAAATGAACGCGTCTTCAAGAGCATCATCCCCTACGCCACCGAGATCGAGCAGATGGGCGTCAATCGCCAGCCAACGCCGGTCTTTGCCCCGCGTTCGGCCGCAGCCAGGGCCTATCACGAACTTTGGGCCGAGGTGCGAACGACCATCCTGAACCCTGACCGCCTCGACGAGGGACGATAAGCCCGCCCTGAGAGAAGCGAAGGGACGATAGCAGCGTCCATCGTCGCTGGTCTATCGCCACGCCCTTACCCGACCTCCATTCCCTGGCGCCAACCATGCTCAACCGAACCACTTTTGCCACCCGCCCGGCCTGGTTGCTGGCCATGACCGCCGCCCTGTTGATCCTGTTGGCGCAGCCTGTCAGCGCCTACGCCGTGGCGGGGGCGGGACAAGCGGCGCCCGCAGCCTACGGCGATGGCTCCTGGTACACGGTCAAGCGAGGAGACACCCTTTTCAGCCTCGCCAGGCGCTACGGGACGACGGTCGAGGCCATCGTCCGGGCCAACAACCTCAAGAACGCGAATCACATCCGCGCCGGGCAGAAGCTCTGGATCCCGGGCAGCGGCGGCGATTCGTCGAGTTGCCGGGGGACCTGGTACACCGTCGCCATGGGCGACACCCTCTTCAGCATCGCCAAACGCTACGGGACGACGGTCGAGGCCATCACCCGCGCCAACGGCCTCAAAGACCCTTACGTGATCAAGGCCGGCCAGAAGCTGTGCATCCCCGGCGGCGGCGATCCCTCCACGCCCGTCCCGCCCGCCCATCCCGGCCCCTGGACCGGCCTGTACTACGGCAACCCCAACCTCAGCGGCTCGCCCGTCCTCAGCCGCGCCGACGCTGCCATCGATTTCAACTGGGGGGCGGGCATCCCGGCCGACGGCGTCCCGGCCGACCTCTTCAGCGTGTTGTGGACGGGGTCTTTCCGCTTCGGCGGCGGCAACCATCGCTTCTTCGCCACCAGCAAGGACGGCGTGCGCATCTTCGTGGACAATGTGAAGGTGTTGGATGCCTGGCGCGACCAGCCGCCCAGCGGCGCGTTCGTCGATGTCCCCCTGAGCGAGGGCGTCCATGCCCTGCGGGTCGAGTATTACAACAACGCCGGCGACGCGGTGATCCGGGTGTGGTGGCAGCGGCTGTAGGGGCGTCAGGCGCGGGCGCTCGCTACCCTTCGTTCACGTCTGGTGCTTCAGGGCCCAGGCGCCAGACGGGCTAACTCCGTTTGCCCTCGATCCCAAGCAGACCGTGGCACACGCCGCGCAGCCGCGCCCGCGCGGCCTCGCCGCGCCAGGCGCGCAGCGCCTCCCAGGCCACCCTGCCATGCCCGGCCAAGATCGCCCGCCACTGCCGCCGCCATTGTGCGGGCGTCAGCCGCCAGCGATGGAGCAGGATGGTGTTGCGGCCCACGTAATAGCTGGCGATCACCCCGCCGCCGGTGGCGCTGAGATGGTGATAGACGCGCGCCTCCGGCGCAAAGACACACGTCCAGCCGGCATCCTGGGCCCGCCAGGCCAGATCGACATCTTCCAGATACATGAACAATCGCTCGTCGAAGCCGCCCAACTGCTCCCACAGCGCCCGCCGATAGGCCGCCGCCCCACCGCAGGCCCCGAAGACATCGGTTTGGGCATCGTATTGCCCACGATCGACCTCCCAGACCCCCCGGTTCTGCGGCATCAGGCCGGGGCCGAGTGTGTCGCCGGCGTTGTGCAGGGTGTCGCGGCGGTCGAAGAGCAGCATCTTGCTGGCGGCCGACCCGGCCTGCGGGTTGTCCTCCAGCGCCCGGCAGAGGGCAGCCAACCAGCCGGGTTCGGCCTCGGTGTCGTTGTTCAGCATCACCAACACCTCGGCCTGGGTCAGCCTGGCCCCGCGGTTGCTGGCGACGATGAAGCCGTAGTTCTCGTCCAGCGCCAACAGCCGCACTTCGGGATACTCGGCCTGCACCATCGCCACCGAGCCATCGGTCGAGCCGTTGTCGACGACGATGACCTCGAAATCGGGATGGGTCTGGCGGCGCAGGCTATCCAGGCAAGGGCGCAGGTAGCGAGCGCCGTTCCAGTTGACGATGATGATGGCGGCAGAAAGCATCAGAAGATTAGTTTACATGTAGTCAGTCATATCTGACAACGGCGCATCGAAATCAGGTGCGATGGAAAGCACCACGTCGCTGGCTCCGCCAATGCGTCGCTGGCTCCGCGCTTCTGGCAGGGCGATGAGCATCACGATTGGCTGTTTCCTTCGGGTAATGACGACTTCTTCGCCGTCTTGCACCAGCCGGATCAGTCTCGAAAGATGGGTCTTCGCCTCGGTAATCGTTACCTGGATCATGGCGTTATGTTAATGAAAGCAAGACGCCTTGATCAACCATGGTTTGCGTCTCCAGCCCACTCCCTCACCGCCTCTTGCCATGGGCGCAGGGCGATGCCCAAGCGGGCGGCGGCGCGGTTGGCCAGCACGGCCCGCAGCGGCGGCTGGCTGGGGCGCTGCCACTCGGTGTGAGCGATGGGGATGACGGGGATGTGGCCTCGCCCGCTCTGCTGCAACACCTCGCGGGCGAATTCATAGCGGCTGGTCGCGCCGCTGTTGGTCAGGTGGTAGAGGCCGGGCGGAGCCGACCGGTCGAGCAGGGCGAGGAGGGCGGGGGCCAGGTCGGGGGCATAGGTGGGGTTGCCGAATTCGTCAGCGACCACGCGCAGGCCAGGCCCAGACGGGTCGAGCTTGTCGGCGGCGGCCACGATCTTGGCCGGGAAATTGACCCCGCCGGGTGCAAATAGCCAGGCAATGCGGACGATCAGCACCTGGTCGTGGTAGAAACGGGCGGCGTTCTCGCCGGCCAGTTTCGAGCAGGCATAGGCGCTCAGCGGGTGTGGCTGATCCCACTCATCGTAGGGGCGCTGCCCGGCGCCGTCGAAGACCTCGTTGGTGGAGATGTGGAGCAGGGGGACGCCCAGCTGGTGGCAGGCGCGAGCCAGATGGCCGACGGCATGGGCGTTGACGGCGTAGGCCAGGTCGGGGTTGGTTTCGGCGCCATCGACATTGGTGTAGGCCGCGACGTTGATGACGGCGTCGGGGCGCAGGTCGCCGAGCGTCGATAGCACCGCCGTCGGGTCGGTCATGTCGAATTCGGGCAAGTCCAGGCCCAGATGGTCGTACTGGCTGGTTTGGTTGTACAGGGTGCGGCCGAGCTGGCCTTTGTGTCCAACGATGAGGAGGCGGTGCATGGGGGGAGGGGGAGTGAGGAGTGAGGAGTGAAACGTGTTGCGTGATGCGTGTTGCGTGAAACGTGTTGCGTGAAACGTGTTGCGTGATGCGTGAGGAGTGAGCACGCCTACGTGCGAACGGGGTGCGGGGTGGGCGCGCCTGCGCGCGAACGGGGCGTGGCCTGCGGAGTGAGCACGCCCACGTGCGAACGGGGTGCGGGGTGGGCGCGCTTACGGGCGAACGGGGGTGCGGGGCTGATGGGCGGCGATGACGGCCGCCAGACGCGCCAGCAGCGCCGCCGTCAGTTGCCTGAGCTGCGGTCGGGCCTGGATGAAATCGGCCAGCCGCGGCCCGTACCGATAATAAACGGCGATGAAGGCGCGCCCAAGCCGATGCCGACTCAAGGTGCGGTCGCGGAACCGGCGCAGGATCTGCACTTCGACGGCGGCAGGGCCAGCGAAGGCGACAGTGGCCACGAAACAGTCGGAATCAGCGTCGACCTGCGGTTTCGGCTTGTGAATCGTGGCCGTGGGCGGCGAAGCCACCGGCGCGCTGGCCTTGGAAGCGGGGGCGGCGCTGGTCTTGGCGGCGGGGGGCGCCGGCTGAGCGGCCGGCGGGGCCGGCGGCTTGCCCTGGCCCGGCTGCTTGGGCGGGATGGTCGGCTGCCTGGGCGCGGCGGTGGGGAGAGGCGGCTCCACCTGCGCCCCGCTCCCAATCGGCCAATCCTGGTAGAGCGTGTTGAGCACGTGCGCTCGTCGGCCGTCCACCGGCTGGGTCGAGGCCGGGTCGCGGTCGAGCAGGGGCGGCAGGCCGTCGGCCGGGTGGGCGTCGCCGACGATGACCCTGATCTGGCCGGCCGATTCCAGTTCCATCTGCGGCCGGCCGTCGTACATCGCCAGCACGCCCGTCACCCGCACCGGCTTGCCCACATAGGCCAACGGATCGACGCCCAGCGACTGCAACTCCTTGAGCACCCTCGCCCATACAACCACGGTAAGCGTGCGTTTGGGGTAGTCGCCAAAATTGAGGAACAGGAACGGCGCCCCGGCTTCGGTGCGGCCCGAAAAGTATTGGCTGATGCGGCCAGTGACCTCGACGCGGCTGCCGACATATTCACTCAGGGCGCCCAGGTTGGCGGCATCCACGACCGGATACTGATGCCGGGCGACGGCCATCCGCGCCGGCGGGCGCGGCGGGTGCGCCGACGGCCGGGCGGCAACATAACTGCCGGCCAGGAACACATCGAGGTTGGGGATGGCGTCGAATTCATCCCGACAGACGAGATGAAAACGCTCGACCAGCGTCTTCAACCCGGCAATGCCCGCCAGGTCGGCCAGCAACGGCGAAGCAGCGGGGTCGATGAAATCGGACTGGCGAAAGAGCAGGTTGTCGCCGTTGTCGTACTTGCGCCACAGGCTGGGCTGTTTGCTCAGCGCCTGCAAGCCCAGATAGAGGACGATGACGGCGAAACGGTCGAGATGCGGGCCATAGTGCTGGTTGCTGCGCCCCGGATGCTGGAAATTGACGTGTCCGATCTCGGCCACGCCCATCCCCATCAGTTCGGGCAGGAACATGCCATCGTAGTCGATCAGCCGGAGCCGGCCATCCTGGATGATGATATTGCCGTGTTGCAGGTCGCCGTGCGCCACCCCCACTCCCTCCAGCCGCG
This portion of the Caldilineales bacterium genome encodes:
- the argF gene encoding ornithine carbamoyltransferase yields the protein MPINLRHRSFVKELDFSPEELRFLLKLSADLKTAKYGGFEQQRLRGKNIALIFEKTSTRTRCAFEVAAYDQGAHVTYLGPEGSQIGHKESIKDTARVLGRMFDGIEYRGFAQETVEILARYAGVPVWNGLTDQFHPTQMLADFLTMSEHSDKAMSKIAYCYLGDARFNMGNSLMVMGCKMGADVRICAPQSLWPATELIETCRRLAAATGARLTVTESVAEGVEGVDFLHTDVWVSMGEPKAVWDERINLLLPYQVNQAVMAKTGNPNVKFMHCLPAFHNRETKVGEEIYQKTGLDGLEVTEEVFESPHAIVFDQAENRLHTVKALMVATLGD
- a CDS encoding AAA family ATPase, whose amino-acid sequence is MTTLALYSNKGGVGKTAAAVNLAYLAALGGTTTLICDLDPQGATTYYLRARPRLQRQARGLAKAGKAIENSIKETDYPHLDLLPADFTHRNLDIVFDGLKQPRRQLARALKPLAKTYDLLIIDCPPTINILAENIFDAADYLLTPLIPTTLSLLAYRQMLDFLATSNYAPARVFAFWSMVDRRKKLHRQMCAQPEAVNERVFKSIIPYATEIEQMGVNRQPTPVFAPRSAAARAYHELWAEVRTTILNPDRLDEGR
- a CDS encoding LysM peptidoglycan-binding domain-containing protein, yielding MLNRTTFATRPAWLLAMTAALLILLAQPVSAYAVAGAGQAAPAAYGDGSWYTVKRGDTLFSLARRYGTTVEAIVRANNLKNANHIRAGQKLWIPGSGGDSSSCRGTWYTVAMGDTLFSIAKRYGTTVEAITRANGLKDPYVIKAGQKLCIPGGGDPSTPVPPAHPGPWTGLYYGNPNLSGSPVLSRADAAIDFNWGAGIPADGVPADLFSVLWTGSFRFGGGNHRFFATSKDGVRIFVDNVKVLDAWRDQPPSGAFVDVPLSEGVHALRVEYYNNAGDAVIRVWWQRL
- a CDS encoding glycosyltransferase family 2 protein; amino-acid sequence: MLSAAIIIVNWNGARYLRPCLDSLRRQTHPDFEVIVVDNGSTDGSVAMVQAEYPEVRLLALDENYGFIVASNRGARLTQAEVLVMLNNDTEAEPGWLAALCRALEDNPQAGSAASKMLLFDRRDTLHNAGDTLGPGLMPQNRGVWEVDRGQYDAQTDVFGACGGAAAYRRALWEQLGGFDERLFMYLEDVDLAWRAQDAGWTCVFAPEARVYHHLSATGGGVIASYYVGRNTILLHRWRLTPAQWRRQWRAILAGHGRVAWEALRAWRGEAARARLRGVCHGLLGIEGKRS
- a CDS encoding type II toxin-antitoxin system prevent-host-death family antitoxin; this encodes MIQVTITEAKTHLSRLIRLVQDGEEVVITRRKQPIVMLIALPEARSQRRIGGASDVVLSIAPDFDAPLSDMTDYM
- the rfbD gene encoding dTDP-4-dehydrorhamnose reductase, translated to MHRLLIVGHKGQLGRTLYNQTSQYDHLGLDLPEFDMTDPTAVLSTLGDLRPDAVINVAAYTNVDGAETNPDLAYAVNAHAVGHLARACHQLGVPLLHISTNEVFDGAGQRPYDEWDQPHPLSAYACSKLAGENAARFYHDQVLIVRIAWLFAPGGVNFPAKIVAAADKLDPSGPGLRVVADEFGNPTYAPDLAPALLALLDRSAPPGLYHLTNSGATSRYEFAREVLQQSGRGHIPVIPIAHTEWQRPSQPPLRAVLANRAAARLGIALRPWQEAVREWAGDANHG